A DNA window from Vigna angularis cultivar LongXiaoDou No.4 chromosome 1, ASM1680809v1, whole genome shotgun sequence contains the following coding sequences:
- the LOC108347213 gene encoding profilin-4, with translation MSWQTYVDEHLMCDIDGTGHHLIAAAIIGHDGSVWAQSTSFPQIKSQEVSDIMKDFDEPGHLAPTGLHLAGTKYMVIQGEPGAVIRGKKGSGGITIKKTGQALVFGVYEEPVTPGQCNMVVERLGDYLVDQGL, from the exons atgtctTGGCAGACTTACGTCGACGAACATTTGATGTGTGATATTGATGGCACAGGCCACCATCTCATCGCAGCTGCCATCATCGGTCACGATGGCTCTGTTTGGGCTCAAAGCACTTCTTTTCCTCAG ATTAAATCTCAAGAGGTGTCCGATATCATGAAAGATTTCGACGAACCAGGTCATCTTGCTCCTACAGGTTTGCACCTTGCTGGAACCAAATACATGGTAATCCAAGGAGAGCCTGGAGCTGTTATCCGTGGCAAGAAg GGATCTGGAGGAATCACCATAAAGAAAACTGGTCAAGCTTTAGTTTTTGGTGTTTATGAGGAACCTGTGACTCCAGGACAATGCAACATGGTTGTGGAGAGGCTGGGAGATTACCTCGTTGATCAAGGTCTCTAG
- the LOC108347740 gene encoding profilin-1, with product MSWQAYVDDHLLCEIEGNHLTHAAIIGQDGSVWAKSGSFPQFKSEEIVGIMNDLNEPGTLAPTGLYIGGTKYMVIQGEPGSVIRGKKGPGGATVKKTGLALVIGIYDEPMTPGQCNMIVERLGDYLIEQGL from the exons ATGTCGTGGCAAGCCTATGTTGATGACCACCTTCTCTGTGAGATCGAAGGTAATCACCTCACTCACGCCGCCATCATCGGTCAGGATGGCAGTGTTTGGGCTAAGAGCGGCAGTTTCCCTCAG TTCAAGTCGGAAGAAATAGTGGGGATCATGAATGACTTGAATGAGCCAGGAACACTTGCTCCTACTGGATTATACATTGGTGGTACTAAATATATGGTCATCCAAGGTGAACCCGGCTCTGTCATTAGAGGCAAGAAG GGTCCTGGTGGTGCTACGGTCAAGAAGACCGGTTTGGCCTTGGTCATTGGCATTTATGATGAACCCATGACTCCAGGTCAATGCAACATGATAGTTGAAAGGCTTGGTGATTATCTCATTGAACAGGGTCTCTGA
- the LOC108347366 gene encoding profilin-1-like isoform X1, whose product MSWQTYVDDHLLCEIEGKHLTHAAIIGHDGSVWAQSSSFPQLKPEEVSGIMNDFNEPGTLAPTGLYLGGTKYMVIQGEPGSVIRGKKGPGGATVKKTNMALIIGIYDEPMTPGQCNMTVERLGDYLIEQGVEGTLPLDLWYIGGPVVKGFGRGSKVLGIPTANLSTKGYSDLLSEHPAGVYFGWAGLSARGVFKMVMSLGWNPYFNNKEKTIEPWLLHDFNEDFYGEELRLVIVGYIRPRPIFHPLKAW is encoded by the exons ATGTCTTGGCAAACTTACGTCGACGACCACCTTCTCTGCGAAATTGAAGGCAAGCACCTCACTCACGCTGCTATCATCGGCCATGACGGCAGCGTTTGGGCTCAGAGCTCCAGCTTCCCTCAg ttaAAACCTGAGGAAGTATCTGGGATCATGAATGACTTTAATGAGCCTGGAACACTTGCTCCCACTGGATTGTACCTTGGTGGCACTAAATATATGGTCATCCAAGGTGAACCCGGCTCTGTCATTCGAGGCAAGAAG GGTCCTGGTGGTGCTACTGTGAAGAAGACCAATATGGCCTTGATCATTGGCATTTATGATGAGCCCATGACTCCAGGTCAATGCAACATGACAGTTGAAAGGCTTGGTGATTATCTCATTGAACAGG GGGTGGAGGGAACTTTGCCCTTAGATCTTTGGTATATTGGTGGTCCTGTTGTCAAGGGATTTGGTCGTGGCTCGAAGGTACTTGGGATTCCTACAG CAAATTTATCGACAAAGGGATATTCAGATCTCCTTTCAGAACATCCTGCGGGAGTTTATTTTGGTTGGGCTGGATTGTCAGCAAGAGGTGTTTTTAAAATGGTGATGAGCCTTGGTTGGAATCCATATTTTAACAACAAAGAAAAGACTATA GAACCATGGTTACTTCATGACTTTAACGAGGATTTCTATGGGGAAGAACTACGACTTGTTATAGTTGGTTACATACGTCCGAG GCCAATTTTCCATCCCTTGAAAGCTTGGTAG
- the LOC108347366 gene encoding profilin-1-like isoform X2, with protein MSWQTYVDDHLLCEIEGKHLTHAAIIGHDGSVWAQSSSFPQLKPEEVSGIMNDFNEPGTLAPTGLYLGGTKYMVIQGEPGSVIRGKKGPGGATVKKTNMALIIGIYDEPMTPGQCNMTVERLGVEGTLPLDLWYIGGPVVKGFGRGSKVLGIPTANLSTKGYSDLLSEHPAGVYFGWAGLSARGVFKMVMSLGWNPYFNNKEKTIEPWLLHDFNEDFYGEELRLVIVGYIRPRPIFHPLKAW; from the exons ATGTCTTGGCAAACTTACGTCGACGACCACCTTCTCTGCGAAATTGAAGGCAAGCACCTCACTCACGCTGCTATCATCGGCCATGACGGCAGCGTTTGGGCTCAGAGCTCCAGCTTCCCTCAg ttaAAACCTGAGGAAGTATCTGGGATCATGAATGACTTTAATGAGCCTGGAACACTTGCTCCCACTGGATTGTACCTTGGTGGCACTAAATATATGGTCATCCAAGGTGAACCCGGCTCTGTCATTCGAGGCAAGAAG GGTCCTGGTGGTGCTACTGTGAAGAAGACCAATATGGCCTTGATCATTGGCATTTATGATGAGCCCATGACTCCAGGTCAATGCAACATGACAGTTGAAAGGCTTG GGGTGGAGGGAACTTTGCCCTTAGATCTTTGGTATATTGGTGGTCCTGTTGTCAAGGGATTTGGTCGTGGCTCGAAGGTACTTGGGATTCCTACAG CAAATTTATCGACAAAGGGATATTCAGATCTCCTTTCAGAACATCCTGCGGGAGTTTATTTTGGTTGGGCTGGATTGTCAGCAAGAGGTGTTTTTAAAATGGTGATGAGCCTTGGTTGGAATCCATATTTTAACAACAAAGAAAAGACTATA GAACCATGGTTACTTCATGACTTTAACGAGGATTTCTATGGGGAAGAACTACGACTTGTTATAGTTGGTTACATACGTCCGAG GCCAATTTTCCATCCCTTGAAAGCTTGGTAG
- the LOC108347366 gene encoding bifunctional riboflavin kinase/FMN phosphatase-like isoform X3 — protein MNDFNEPGTLAPTGLYLGGTKYMVIQGEPGSVIRGKKGPGGATVKKTNMALIIGIYDEPMTPGQCNMTVERLGDYLIEQGVEGTLPLDLWYIGGPVVKGFGRGSKVLGIPTANLSTKGYSDLLSEHPAGVYFGWAGLSARGVFKMVMSLGWNPYFNNKEKTIEPWLLHDFNEDFYGEELRLVIVGYIRPRPIFHPLKAW, from the exons ATGAATGACTTTAATGAGCCTGGAACACTTGCTCCCACTGGATTGTACCTTGGTGGCACTAAATATATGGTCATCCAAGGTGAACCCGGCTCTGTCATTCGAGGCAAGAAG GGTCCTGGTGGTGCTACTGTGAAGAAGACCAATATGGCCTTGATCATTGGCATTTATGATGAGCCCATGACTCCAGGTCAATGCAACATGACAGTTGAAAGGCTTGGTGATTATCTCATTGAACAGG GGGTGGAGGGAACTTTGCCCTTAGATCTTTGGTATATTGGTGGTCCTGTTGTCAAGGGATTTGGTCGTGGCTCGAAGGTACTTGGGATTCCTACAG CAAATTTATCGACAAAGGGATATTCAGATCTCCTTTCAGAACATCCTGCGGGAGTTTATTTTGGTTGGGCTGGATTGTCAGCAAGAGGTGTTTTTAAAATGGTGATGAGCCTTGGTTGGAATCCATATTTTAACAACAAAGAAAAGACTATA GAACCATGGTTACTTCATGACTTTAACGAGGATTTCTATGGGGAAGAACTACGACTTGTTATAGTTGGTTACATACGTCCGAG GCCAATTTTCCATCCCTTGAAAGCTTGGTAG
- the LOC108346570 gene encoding uncharacterized protein LOC108346570 — protein sequence MSNHLIVNYLTTNILFREGENVLTGPELIQQTIEKVKQIQERLKTSLSRQKSYADKRRRPLDFTTGDHVFLRLNPVTGVGRAVRPKKLSPKFIGPYKILRKIGPVAYELALPPKLSNLHPVFHVSQLRKYIANPSHVLELEDIQLRPDRTLELHPVRIKDSRTKYYKGKDVHLVKMVWDAKTGDSTWEVESAMKDLYLNLFPGESLIFEVENFCR from the coding sequence ATGAGCAATCATCTGATCGTTAATTACTTAACTACAAACATCTTATTCAGGGAAGGAGAGAACGTGCTAACTGGACCTGAGCTTATCCAACAAACGATCGAGAAAGTCAAGCAAATCCAGGAGAGGCTGAAGACGTCTTTGAGCAGGCAGAAGTCTTACGCTGATAAGAGGAGAAGACCGTTGGATTTCACTACTGGAGATCATGTGTTCCTTCGACTCAATCCAGTCACTGGTGTAGGACgagccgttcgtccaaagaagttgtctcccaagttcatTGGACCATATAAGATTCTAAGAAAGATCGGACCAGTAGCGTATGAGCTTGCATTGCCGCCTAAGTTGTCAAACCTTCACCCCGTTTTCCACGTCTCTCAACTTCGGAAGTATATAGCGAATCCATCACAtgtactggagttggaagacaTTCAGCTTCGTCCAGACCGAACGTTGGAACTACATCCAGTCCGTATAAAAGATAGCCGCACCAAGTACTACAAAGGCAAGGACGTTCATTTGGTGAAGATGGTGTGGGACGCTAAGACTGGGGATTCAACGTGGGAGGTTGAGAGCGCCATGAAGGACTTATACCTAAATCTATTTCCGGGTGAGTCTttaattttcgaggtcgaaaatttttgtagatag
- the LOC108347367 gene encoding profilin-1 codes for MSWQTYVDDHLLCEIEGNHLSHAAIIGQDGSVWAQSSGFPQLKPEEVSGIMNDFNEPGTLAPTGLYIGGTKYMVIQGEPGSVIRGKKGPGGATVKKTGLALVIGIYDEPMTPGQCNMIVERLGDYLIEQGL; via the exons ATGTCGTGGCAAACTTACGTCGACGACCACCTTCTCTGCGAAATTGAAGGAAACCACCTAAGTCACGCCGCTATCATCGGCCAGGACGGCAGCGTTTGGGCTCAGAGCTCCGGCTTTCCTCAG ttaAAACCTGAGGAAGTATCTGGGATCATGAATGACTTTAATGAGCCTGGAACACTTGCTCCCACTGGATTGTATATTGGTGGCACTAAATATATGGTCATCCAAGGTGAACCCGGCTCTGTCATTAGAGGCAAGAAG GGTCCTGGTGGTGCTACTGTCAAGAAGACCGGTTTGGCCTTGGTCATTGGCATTTATGATGAGCCCATGACTCCGGGTCAATGCAATATGATAGTTGAAAGGCTTGGTGATTATCTCATTGAACAGGGTCTTTGA
- the LOC108346251 gene encoding glucan endo-1,3-beta-glucosidase 13 — MVTRFTLIFAASLFLLLLDCCSGSFIGVCYGRSADDLPTPDKVAQLVQLHKIKYLRIYDSNIQVLKAFANTGVELMIGVPNSDLLSLSQFQSNADRWLKNSVLPYYPATKITYITVGAEVTESPNNASSLVVPAMTNVLTALKKLGLHKKIKVSSTHSLGVLSRSFPPSAGAFNSSHAHFLKPMLEFLAENQSPFMIDIYPYYAYRDSPSKVSLDYALFEASSEVIDPNTGLLYTNMFDAQIDAIYFALMALNFRTIKVMVTETGWPSKGSPKETAATPDNAQTYNTNLIRHVINNTGTPAKPGEELDVYLFSLFNENRKPGLESERNWGLFYPDQTSVYSLDFTGRGAVDMTTQANITKSNGTTWCIASSKASQIDLQNAIDWACGPGNVDCTAIQPSQPCFEPDNLASHASFAFNSYYQQNGASDVACSFGGTGIKVDKDPSYDNCIYMRAGSNKTVTSNTTAMSSSTSSSSQNGNSTSVFTILLVTCLSALMNIQSY, encoded by the exons ATGGTCACTCGCTTCACCCTCATCTTTGCGGCTTCACTTTTCCTCTTGCTTCTCG ATTGTTGCTCTGGGAGTTTTATTGGGGTCTGCTATGGAAGAAGCGCTGATGACCTCCCTACACCAGATAAGGTGGCACAATTGGTTCAACTTCACAAAATCAAATATCTCAGAATTTACGATTCTAATATACAGGTTCTGAAGGCGTTTGCAAACACTGGGGTTGAGCTTATGATTGGGGTTCCGAATTCAGATTTGTTGTCTCTGTCTCAGTTCCAATCTAATGCAGATAGGTGGCTGAAAAACAGTGTTCTTCCTTACTATCCTGCCACTAAGATCACGTACATAACTGTTGGTGCCGAAGTCACTGAGAGTCCTAATAATGCCTCTTCACTTGTTGTGCCTGCCATGACCAATGTGCTTACAGCACTCAAGAAACTTGGGCTGCACAAAAAGATTAAAGTTTCCAGTACCCATTCCCTTGGGGTTTTGTCCCGATCTTTCCCACCTTCTGCCGGGGCTTTCAATAGCAGTCATGCACATTTCCTAAAGCCAATGCTAGAATTTCTTGCAGAGAATCAGTCACCTTTTATGATTGATATATATCCATATTATGCTTACCGTGACTCCCCTAGTAAAGTGTCTTTAGACTATGCCCTTTTTGAGGCATCCTCTGAAGTGATTGATCCAAACACTGGTTTGTTGTATACAAACATGTTTGATGCCCAGATTGATGCTATTTACTTTGCACTGATGGCCTTAAACTTCAGAACAATTAAGGTCATGGTCACTGAGACAGGTTGGCCTTCCAAAGGATCACCTAAGGAGACAGCTGCAACTCCTGATAATGCACAAACATACAATACTAATCTGATAAGGCATGTTATCAACAATACCGGTACTCCTGCAAAGCCCGGAGAGGAGCTAGATGTTTACCTTTTCTCATTGTTCAATGAAAATAGGAAGCCCGGTTTAGAATCTGAGAGAAACTGGGGATTATTTTATCCCGACCAGACAAGTGTGTATAGCCTTGATTTCACCGGGCGGGGTGCGGTTGATATGACCACCCAGGCAAATATAACCAAGTCCAATGGAACCACATGGTGCATTGCCTCGAGTAAGGCCTCACAAATTGACTTGCAGAATGCAATAGATTGGGCATGTGGTCCTGGCAACGTGGACTGTACAGCCATACAGCCTAGTCAGCCATGTTTTGAGCCAGATAACCTAGCTTCACATGCATCTTTTGCGTTTAATAGCTATTATCAGCAAAACGGAGCTTCTGATGTTGCATGCAGTTTTGGGGGCACGGGTATAAAAGTTGACAAGGATCCAA GCTATGACAACTGCATCTACATGAGAGCTGG AAGTAATAAAACTGTGACAAGCAATACAACAGCAATgtcttcttcaacttcatccTCTTCACAGAACGGAAATTCAACATCAGTTTTTACTATTCTTCTTGTAACTTGTCTCTCCGCCTTGATGAATATTCAATCGTACTGA